One Kitasatospora sp. MAP12-44 DNA segment encodes these proteins:
- a CDS encoding DUF6542 domain-containing protein: MTDQWVDIPEHDADRGRRANASPPRQREGEPRRQQGGGHPGAGAGARARRSSSTRGRHGGTVALLSLGLPLVGAFVDEAISPGLGVVFAACAVLGPVAAAALSSRAGWWWVLTAPGPVVLASTAVAELFGNSAKYQGSKALATGAARWAISGFPVMAAAVGAALVVVLVRIARDKRNRRG; the protein is encoded by the coding sequence ATACCCGAGCATGACGCGGATCGGGGGCGGCGCGCGAACGCGTCTCCTCCGCGGCAGCGGGAGGGGGAGCCGAGACGGCAGCAGGGCGGCGGGCATCCCGGCGCCGGCGCCGGCGCTCGCGCGCGCCGCTCGTCCAGCACTCGCGGGCGGCACGGCGGCACCGTCGCCCTGCTGTCGCTCGGGCTGCCGCTGGTGGGCGCCTTCGTCGACGAGGCGATCAGCCCGGGTCTTGGGGTGGTCTTCGCCGCCTGTGCCGTGCTCGGTCCGGTCGCCGCCGCGGCGCTGAGCAGCCGGGCCGGCTGGTGGTGGGTGCTGACGGCGCCCGGCCCGGTGGTGCTGGCCTCGACGGCCGTCGCCGAGCTGTTCGGGAACTCCGCCAAGTACCAGGGATCCAAGGCGCTGGCCACCGGAGCCGCCCGCTGGGCCATCAGCGGCTTCCCGGTGATGGCGGCGGCGGTGGGGGCCGCCCTGGTCGTCGTCCTGGTACGGATCGCACGAGACAAGAGGAACCGCCGTGGGTGA